From Amia ocellicauda isolate fAmiCal2 chromosome 12, fAmiCal2.hap1, whole genome shotgun sequence, a single genomic window includes:
- the LOC136764460 gene encoding uncharacterized protein LOC136764460 isoform X1 produces MRGLLCVSVAFLSGLCMSLTQSGRQQLKGTVGKSVSLPAPVFQDGFLMFAGTVTIALISKGKSSSDFVDRFRGRVTWDSRTGLFHITQLNTEDSGLYTVDNRGQHISTTVFQLTVYNRVSKPVVTLSAKGSPPDTLCTLKCSVENDAEVTLYWHSLGDTLSSTSSSDLNSILTLPLKITRLSDSYSCVASNPVNLWIASADLEDLCLDKADSLSAGAIAAIVIGTLVGIGIVAGGVTWKCLADKWKAQKAEKIREQAMNLIYLNKAVKDSVTFEASVFNGVLRYNGKDIAEVTSGQCRATHEHFTGRVEFTNNQFCITNLQSADTGDYQVIDGQDTIRGFYLEVHAYLKMGEKESVTFQARVHNGVLTWNGVAIAEMTKGICTARVPRFTGRLEAKDNCFCISNLNSVDRGFYKVKNQDGQKTVTRFHLDIKGVPPQALTRDDGEWAPLLVHHGHCNQSTNQYDFPCKRQKQDASVNAPFRSNYIFFNRFGTIINSMLIFQNF; encoded by the exons ggctgtGTATGTCTCTCACCCAGTCTGGGAGGCAGCAGCTGAAGGGCACTGTGGGAAAGTCAGTCTCTCTCCCAGCCCCTGTGTTTCAGGATGGCTTCCTGATGTTTGCAGGCACTGTCACTATTGCACTGATCTCCAAGGGGAAGAGCAGCAGTGACTTTGTGGACAGGTTCAGAGGCAGAGTGACCTGGGACAGCCGCACTGGGCTCTTCCACATCACACAGCTCAACACAGAGGACTCTGGGCTGTACACAGTGGACAACAGAGGACAACACATATCAACAACAGTGTTCCAGCTGACAGTGTACA atcgTGTGTCGAAGCCTGTAGTGACCCTCTCTGCTAAAGGCAGCCCTCCTGACACACTCTGTACCCTGAAGTGCTCTGTGGAGAATGATGCAGAGGTGACCCTGTACTGGCACAGCCTGGGGGACACCCTGTCCAGCACCTCCTCCTCTGACCTCAACTCCATCCTGACTCTCCCTCTGAAGATCACACGGCTCTCTGACTCCTACAGCTGTGTGGCCTCCAACCCCGTCAACCTGTGGATCGCCAGCGCTGACCTTGAGGATCTGTGCCTCG ataAAGCAGACTCCCTCAGTGCTGGAGCGATAGCGGCCATTGTGATTGGTACTTTGGTTGGGATTGGGATTGTAGCTGGCGGTGTAACTTGGAAATGTCTAGCAG aCAAGTGGAAAGCACAGAAGGCAGAGA AAATTCGTGAGCAGGCTATGAACCTAA TTTATCTCAATAAGGCGGTGAAAGACTCCGTCACCTTCGAGGCCTCCGTGTTCAATGGGGTCTTGAGATATAATGGAAAGGATATTGCAGAGGTGACCAGTGGGCAGTGCAGAGCCACTCATGAGCACTTTACAGGCAGAGTGGAGTTCACAAACAATCAGTTCTGCATCACGAATCTGCAGTCTGCTGACACTGGGGACTACCAGGTGATTGATGGACAGGACACAATCAGAGGATTCTACCTGGAAGTGCATG CCTACCTGAAAATGGGGGAGAAGGAGTCCGTCACTTTCCAGGCCAGGGTGCACAACGGGGTGCTCACCTGGAATGGGGTGGCCATTGCAGAGATGACCAAGGGGATCTGCACAGCCAGGGTGCCACGCTTCACAGGAAGATTGGAGGCCAAGGACAATTGCTTCTGCATCAGCAACTTAAACTCGGTCGACAGGGGCTTCTACAAAGTGAAGAACCAGGACGGGCAGAAGACAGTCACCAGATTCCACCTGGACATCAAAG GGGTGCCACCCCAAGCTCTCACCAGAGATGATGGGGAATGGGCACCACTGCTAG TACACCACGGCCACTGCAACCAGAGCACAAACCAGTATGACTTCCCTTGCAAGAGGCAGAAGCAGGACGCCTCTGTCAATGCGCCCTTCAggtcaaattacattttttttaatcgctTTGGTACTATTATCAATAGTATGTTGATTTTTCAGAACTTTTAG
- the LOC136764460 gene encoding SLAM family member 8-like isoform X2 codes for MRGLLCVSVAFLSGLCMSLTQSGRQQLKGTVGKSVSLPAPVFQDGFLMFAGTVTIALISKGKSSSDFVDRFRGRVTWDSRTGLFHITQLNTEDSGLYTVDNRGQHISTTVFQLTVYNRVSKPVVTLSAKGSPPDTLCTLKCSVENDAEVTLYWHSLGDTLSSTSSSDLNSILTLPLKITRLSDSYSCVASNPVNLWIASADLEDLCLDKADSLSAGAIAAIVIGTLVGIGIVAGGVTWKCLADKWKAQKAEKIREQAMNLIYLNKAVKDSVTFEASVFNGVLRYNGKDIAEVTSGQCRATHEHFTGRVEFTNNQFCITNLQSADTGDYQVIDGQDTIRGFYLEVHAYLKMGEKESVTFQARVHNGVLTWNGVAIAEMTKGICTARVPRFTGRLEAKDNCFCISNLNSVDRGFYKVKNQDGQKTVTRFHLDIKGVPPQALTRDDGEWAPLLESQSPQHGPQDVFEMSTLGGKQQ; via the exons ggctgtGTATGTCTCTCACCCAGTCTGGGAGGCAGCAGCTGAAGGGCACTGTGGGAAAGTCAGTCTCTCTCCCAGCCCCTGTGTTTCAGGATGGCTTCCTGATGTTTGCAGGCACTGTCACTATTGCACTGATCTCCAAGGGGAAGAGCAGCAGTGACTTTGTGGACAGGTTCAGAGGCAGAGTGACCTGGGACAGCCGCACTGGGCTCTTCCACATCACACAGCTCAACACAGAGGACTCTGGGCTGTACACAGTGGACAACAGAGGACAACACATATCAACAACAGTGTTCCAGCTGACAGTGTACA atcgTGTGTCGAAGCCTGTAGTGACCCTCTCTGCTAAAGGCAGCCCTCCTGACACACTCTGTACCCTGAAGTGCTCTGTGGAGAATGATGCAGAGGTGACCCTGTACTGGCACAGCCTGGGGGACACCCTGTCCAGCACCTCCTCCTCTGACCTCAACTCCATCCTGACTCTCCCTCTGAAGATCACACGGCTCTCTGACTCCTACAGCTGTGTGGCCTCCAACCCCGTCAACCTGTGGATCGCCAGCGCTGACCTTGAGGATCTGTGCCTCG ataAAGCAGACTCCCTCAGTGCTGGAGCGATAGCGGCCATTGTGATTGGTACTTTGGTTGGGATTGGGATTGTAGCTGGCGGTGTAACTTGGAAATGTCTAGCAG aCAAGTGGAAAGCACAGAAGGCAGAGA AAATTCGTGAGCAGGCTATGAACCTAA TTTATCTCAATAAGGCGGTGAAAGACTCCGTCACCTTCGAGGCCTCCGTGTTCAATGGGGTCTTGAGATATAATGGAAAGGATATTGCAGAGGTGACCAGTGGGCAGTGCAGAGCCACTCATGAGCACTTTACAGGCAGAGTGGAGTTCACAAACAATCAGTTCTGCATCACGAATCTGCAGTCTGCTGACACTGGGGACTACCAGGTGATTGATGGACAGGACACAATCAGAGGATTCTACCTGGAAGTGCATG CCTACCTGAAAATGGGGGAGAAGGAGTCCGTCACTTTCCAGGCCAGGGTGCACAACGGGGTGCTCACCTGGAATGGGGTGGCCATTGCAGAGATGACCAAGGGGATCTGCACAGCCAGGGTGCCACGCTTCACAGGAAGATTGGAGGCCAAGGACAATTGCTTCTGCATCAGCAACTTAAACTCGGTCGACAGGGGCTTCTACAAAGTGAAGAACCAGGACGGGCAGAAGACAGTCACCAGATTCCACCTGGACATCAAAG GGGTGCCACCCCAAGCTCTCACCAGAGATGATGGGGAATGGGCACCACTGCTAG